In the Sandaracinus amylolyticus genome, GGAAGGGAGTCGCACGCCCGCGTCGTAGCGCGCGGATCGGGCGCCGGACATATCCTGACAATCACCTGACACACGTGCGCGGCATCGTCCGGGTCGAAGGAGAACGACCCATGATCAAGCTCTTCCACGCCCCCTACTCGCGCTCGTCCGCCATCGTCTGGCTCCTCGAGGAGCTCGGCGTCCCCTATCAGCTCGAGATCGTGCCCATCCGCGCCCAGGGCGGCGCGCCCGAGGGCTATCGCGAGATCCAGGCGCACAAGAAGGTGCCCGCGGTCGTGCTGAACGGCGTCACGATCACCGAGCGCGCCGCGATCGCGCTGCACCTCGCGGAGAGCTTTCCCGAGACCGGGCTCGCGCCCCGCTTCGGCGATCCGCGCCGCGCCGCGTTCCTGAGCTGGCTCGTCTACTCCGACGCGGTGCTCGACCCCGCGATCGCCGCTCGGCTCTCGGACTGGTCGTACCTGCCGCTCGGCATCTCGTTCGGCACGCTCGACGACGCGGTACGACACCTCGATCGCGCGCTCTCCGCGTCGCCGTACCTCGTGGGCGATCGCTTCACCGCGGCCGACGTGCAGATCGGCGCGATGCTGCACTACGCGGTGAGCATCGGGGAGGCGATCACGCCGACGCCCGCGATGCGCGCGTACCTCGATCGCGTGCGCGCGCGGCCCGCGTTCCAGAAGCGCGAGGCGATCGATCGCGAGCACGCCGCGACGTGATTCGCAAGAAACGAATCGGCTCGCCGCTCCGGTCCCTTCCGTCCGCGCGCGCCGCGCGCTTCCGTCCGGGCCCTCCGGGACGAGCACTCAGGCAATCAGTCGCCGAAGCGCACGACGTACGAGTACACCGCGCGGCCGCGCTGGCCGCGCACCACCATCTCGACCGCGGCGCGCTCCACGCACTGGCGCATCGCGGTGTCGAAGCCGCCCGCGCCGCCCTCGATCTGCGCGCTGCCGACGCGCCCGCCATCGCTCGCGGTGAAGGTCAGCGTGACCTCGGCGCTGCGATGCGCGGCGCGATCGAGGTACTGGTCGTAACAGACCGCGAGGCGCGATCCGATCGTGCGCATCGCCGCGCGCACGTTCTCGTCGGGCGCCTGGCCCGATCCGTCGACGCGCTCGCCGCGCATGACGCGCACCGACGGCGCGAGCTGGGTGCCGCTCTCGATCTCGTGCACCGTGCCGCGATCGGTCGCGAGCGAGTCGTGCGCGGGGTCGGCGGTGGTCTCGGTGACGGTGCCGTCGACGTGGACCGGGATCGGATGGCGCTCGATGCAGTGCCGCACCTGCTGTGCGTGGGCCCGGATGCGATCGACGACCGCGGTGATCGACGCGACCGCGTCGCGCCGCACGTCGTCGGCCACGCCGGGCGCGCGCGAGCGGGTCTCGGCCTGCTCGAGGAGGTGCATCAGGCGCTGCACCTGCTCGTCGTGCTCGCGCAGGCACTGCGCGACGGTGCGCGCGTTCGCCGCAGGGTCCTGCGCGTGGGCGGTGGTCGCGAGCGACGACAACGAGAGCGCGAGACCGAGAAGGAAGGCGGTGCGCATGAGTCCTCAGACGCCGGAGGCGTGTGCCGCCATTCAAGCATGCAGCGTCGCGGTTCGATCCGAGGGCCCGTCGGAACGGACGGGAACACCGTGTGCGGATCGAATGAACGGACGCTCGGGGGCTACATTGGTGGTGATGCAGCGACGAATCATCCCCATCGTGGTGATCTCTCTCGCGATCTTCGCCCCCATCGGCGCGGCTCACGCCCAAGGGACCGCCGCGTCGCCCGGTCCGGCGACGGGCATCCCACGCACCGCGTCGGGCGCCGCGGTCGGGTACGAGATGAGCGGTGCATCGATCCCGCAGTCGCAGCTGGACGAGCTGCCCGATCGCGTGACCGAGGCGCTCGCGTCGTGCGCGAGCGAGGCGGCGCCGCTGATCGGACGCCCGGTGAACGCGGTGCTCACGGTGTCGCCGCCGGGACGGGTGACCGAGGTCCGCTTCGACGGCGACCCGCGTCCCGACGAGCAGAACGCACGCGCGTGCGTGCAGCGCGCGCTGAGCGGGCTGCGCTTCGCGTCGCGAGCGCGCCCCACGACGCTCACGCTCGAGCTCGCGTTCCGCGAGCAGCGCGGAGGCGGCCGGAGCGGCGGTGGCGCGGCGGCGGCCGATCCTCGCACCGCGGCCTATCGCGAGTCGGTGGTGCGCGCGATCGAGTCGCACCAGCCCGCGGTGCACGCGTGCTTCGAGCGCTCGCGTCGTGCGTTCGAGTCCCCGGAGCGACAGCTGCGCGTCGAGCTGACGATCCAGGCCGACGGACGGGTGCGCGGCGCGGTGCCGGCGGGCGATCTCTTTCCGCAGCTCACGGAGTGCCTGAACCGCGAGATCGGCCGGTGGACGGTGCCGCGCCCGCCGACCGCGCCGTTCCCGATGGATCACCGCTTCGACGGGAACGTCGCGGCTTACGGCGAGTGACGCGCGCTCGACGACCGGCGAGAAATCGGCTCGCCCGCCGGTCCCGACCGTCCGGGACCGTCGGGACGAGCACTCCCGCAAGGGCTGTCGAAAGATCGGCTCGCCCGCCGGTCCCTCCCGTCCGCGCGCTTCGCGCGCTCCCGTCCGGGACCTGCGGGACGAGCACTCCCGCAAGCGTTCACTCGATCGTGCAGATCGCGCTCGGCCGCTTGATGCGCAGCGCGAGGCACTCGTAGACGCGGAACGGATAGTCCTGATCGCGCTCGCCGAGGTACGCGATGGTCAGGTCCTCGGTGACCGCGATGTCGAAGTTCTGATCGCCCGTCGAGAGGAGCACCGCCTTGCCCTGCGGGATCGTCGGCGTCGTGTACACGCCGTCGTCGCAGAGGCGCAGGATCGAGTCGATCTCGGGCGCGAACTGGCCCTCGAGCTGCTGCACGAGGCGCGCGTAGTCCTGGGCCGAGACCGCGAGCGCGAACGGACGGTGGTGGTTGCTCTCGAGCAGCACCTCCGTCGCGCGCACCACGTCGCGGTACGCGTTGCCGTACTTGGTCCAGTCGCTGCGCGCGACCGTCTTGCGACCGCGCGCGTTGAGCAGGCCCTCGATCCCGAGCCGCGGATCGCCGTTGAAGATCAGCGTGTCCTCGCGATCCGCGACCGCGTGCGCCGCGCGGATGGCGCGCGACGCGTCGAGCGGGGCGCCGAGCTTCTTGCTGAACGAGACGTCGCGCCAGTGCAGGACGAAGTCCTTGTAGAGGATCGGCACGCGGAGGATGACCTCGTTCGCGCCGTGGATCGGCTTGGGATCGGTCCGGCTCAGGAACTCGATCTCCGCGTCCTCGTCGGGACCGTATTGCTCGACCGAGACCGACTCGAGGCCGGCGCCGAGTGGACCGTAGATGCCGAGGAGGCGGCGGCCGACCAATGTGCGGCGCGCTTCACGCACGACCTCTTGCTGGAGGAACTCCCACTGCTCGTCGGTGAGCGGGCTCTGGTTCATGGCGCGAGAGTAGACGAACGCGCGCGCCGCTGCAGCGCCGTCAGCGTCGTCCGCGGGGGCCGGGCGCGCCGTCACCGCACTCCGCGGCCATGCCGAGCGCGCGCATGCCGCCTTCGTCCTCGAGCCGGGCCATTCGCTCGGGGCCGAGCGCGGTCTCGACCTCTTCGCGCATCGGGCGCGTCGCCTCGCGCAGCGCGCGCCGTCCACCGCGCACGCCCGCGTCGCCCTCACCGCCGCCTCCGGCGCGCCGGTCCTGCCACGCTTGCCGGTACACGTCGCGGATCGCGCAGAGCGTCGGCGTGACCTCGTTCATCGTCGCGTCGTCGATCCCGATCGCGCGCAATCGCTCGCGCAGCTCCGCACGGCGTGCCGCCCACTCGGCCTCGCGCCGCGCGCGCTCCTGCTCGACGCGCTCGGTGAGGCGACGCTCGACCTCGGCGTCGATCGCGCGCGAGACCTCGGGCGACTCGAGCACGACGCGCGCAGGCTCGGGCAGCGTCGCAGGATCGATCGCCGGGCCCTCGGTGCGCGCAGGGCGCAGCGCGAGCGCGGCCTCGGCCGAGGCGAGGCGATCCTCGCAGGCCTGCAGCGCGGACGGATCGGACTCGAGCGCGAGCGCGTCGTCCTCTTCGGGCTCCTCGCGATCGCGATCGATCGCCGGGGGAGGCGTGCTCGAGGAGCCGACCGCGTAGCCCGCGACCCCGGCGAGCAGCGCGGCGACGATCGTGATCGCGATGGTGCGCGCCACGTTACTTGCGCAGCGAGCCCACGGTCCCGCGCCCGTTGCTCCCGACCGCGCCGCGCTCGACCCGCAGCGAGCCCACCGTCGAGCCCGGGCGCGCGCTCGCGGCCGAGGCTGCCTCGACGCTCGAGTGCCCCGCCTTCACGCGCGAGAGCGCGGTCTGGAGGCGCGTGTCCTCTTCTTCGAGGAGGTGCTCGACCAGCGTCTCGAGCGTCGCGGCCGCCATGCCCGAGTCGGCCAGCAGCGTGCGGAGGAGCTGCTGGTGCTCGGGCTTGAGGGACGAGAGGTTCTGGATCGCGACCCGCGTCGCGGGGCCGTGCGCGCGCTCTTCGCTCGCCATGCGGCGCATCGTGGGATGTGCCGTCGAAGCCCGTCAAGCGCTCGTCGCGTGAGGTGAGCGGACGCGGCGCGCGTGTCACGCTCGCCGCGTGCGATGGAAGGACGTCGAGGGCGGAGGTCTCGCGATCGAGGTGGACGCGCCTCGCGTGCCCACGCTCTTCCTCGAGTCGTTCCCAGGCTGGCGCATCCGCTTGATGCGACGAGGTACGCCGGTGTTGTGGGCGCGCATGAAGGGCGCAGCCGAAGGCGTGTGGATCGCGCGTGCCGAGGGCGCCGCGAGCCCGGGCGTGCTGCCGCCGATCACCGCGCGCGAGGCACGCGCGACGACGCGCATCGAGGACTGGATGCGCTTCGTCGCGCGCGGGCTCGACGAGAGCGCGGCGTCGCCGCTCCGCGTTGGGCCCTGGCAGCTCACCGAGCTGCGTTCCGTCGGTCGCGACGCGCTCGAACCGATCGACGTCCATCGTCGACCCTCGAGGGCGCTCGACGTCCGCGCCGTCTTCGACGTCGCGCCGGTGCACTACCTGCGCTGGGGTCTGAACGGTGCACGCACGATCGTCCCGCTCCGCACGGGCTCCGCGATCGATGCGTCGCGCGTGAAGGCGTGGCGCAAGCACGTGCGCGACGGAACGCTGCCGCCGATCGTGCTCTGGTGGGTGTCGATGCTCGACGCGTACGTCCTGCTGGACGGGCACGATCGATTGCGCGCGGCGCTCGCGGAAGACGTGCTGCCACGCGCGATCGCGCTGTGGGAGCCGCGCGGGCGAGCGCGCTGGCGCATGCCGGAGGAAGACGCGGTCCGCGGCTACGAGCGCGCGTTCCGCGCCGAGCACCGGCTTTCGGAGAACTCCCGGCGGACGATGACGGCCTTCCTCCTGCGGCACTTCGCGCCCGATCAGGACGTCGCGACCACCGCGCGCGGCCGTCCGAGCCCGGAAGAGTGGAGTGCGTCGTCGCCTATCCGTTCATGCGGATGAGCGGATAGCCACGCTCGACTTCACTCCTCGATCGCGCGGCGCACGCGCTCGGCGTGCGGGCTCTCGGGGTGCGCCGACAGGAAGCGCTCGCCGCGGCGGGTTGCTTCGGTGTCGCGATCGAGGGCTGCGAGCGCGAGCACGCTGAGCGCCTCGCGCTCCTCGGCGAAGAGGCTGCGCGCGCCGTGCTCACGCCGGCCGCGCTCGAGGATCGCGAGCGCATGCGCCGGGTCGCTCGCCAGCGAGCGGCGCGCTTCGGCGAGCTCGCGCATCTCGGCCGCGAGCGCGTCCTCGTCGCTCGGCGCCGCGGCCGCGCGACGCGTCGTGCTCGGACGCGCTCCGGGCACCGGCTCCACCTCGACCTCGGGCACCGGCACGACCTCGGGCTCGGGCAGCACCTCGGGT is a window encoding:
- a CDS encoding family 1 encapsulin nanocompartment shell protein, with protein sequence MNQSPLTDEQWEFLQQEVVREARRTLVGRRLLGIYGPLGAGLESVSVEQYGPDEDAEIEFLSRTDPKPIHGANEVILRVPILYKDFVLHWRDVSFSKKLGAPLDASRAIRAAHAVADREDTLIFNGDPRLGIEGLLNARGRKTVARSDWTKYGNAYRDVVRATEVLLESNHHRPFALAVSAQDYARLVQQLEGQFAPEIDSILRLCDDGVYTTPTIPQGKAVLLSTGDQNFDIAVTEDLTIAYLGERDQDYPFRVYECLALRIKRPSAICTIE
- a CDS encoding glutathione S-transferase family protein; the protein is MIKLFHAPYSRSSAIVWLLEELGVPYQLEIVPIRAQGGAPEGYREIQAHKKVPAVVLNGVTITERAAIALHLAESFPETGLAPRFGDPRRAAFLSWLVYSDAVLDPAIAARLSDWSYLPLGISFGTLDDAVRHLDRALSASPYLVGDRFTAADVQIGAMLHYAVSIGEAITPTPAMRAYLDRVRARPAFQKREAIDREHAAT